One window of Microcoleus vaginatus PCC 9802 genomic DNA carries:
- a CDS encoding 30S ribosomal protein S10, with product MATIQQQKIRIRLKAFDRRILDASCEKIVDTANRTAATAIGPIPLPTKRRIYCLLRSPHVDKDSREHFETRTHRRIIDIHQPSAKTIDALMKLDLPAGVDIEVKL from the coding sequence ATGGCAACAATTCAACAACAAAAAATTCGCATTCGCCTCAAAGCTTTCGATCGCCGAATTCTAGACGCATCCTGCGAAAAAATTGTAGATACAGCAAATCGCACAGCAGCCACAGCGATCGGCCCGATTCCCCTACCGACAAAACGGCGGATTTACTGCTTGCTGCGATCACCCCACGTAGACAAAGATTCTCGCGAACACTTTGAAACCCGCACGCACCGACGGATTATCGACATTCACCAGCCATCGGCCAAAACAATTGACGCTTTGATGAAACTGGATTTGCCAGCCGGCGTAGATATCGAAGTCAAGCTGTAG
- a CDS encoding 30S ribosomal protein S7: MSRRTVIQKRPVPPDPTYNSRLVSMMVRRIMQHGKKSVASSIVYDALKTIQERTGAEPLDLFEKAVKNATPLVEVKARRVGGATYQVPMEVRSDRGTTLALRWLIRFARARTGRSMAAKLANELMDAANETGSAIRKREETHRMAEANKAFAHYRY; the protein is encoded by the coding sequence ATGTCTCGCCGCACAGTTATTCAAAAACGTCCAGTTCCACCTGATCCAACCTACAACAGCCGGTTGGTAAGCATGATGGTGAGACGGATCATGCAGCACGGCAAAAAATCCGTTGCCTCCAGCATCGTCTACGACGCCCTCAAAACCATCCAAGAACGCACAGGGGCTGAACCGTTAGACTTGTTTGAAAAAGCAGTCAAAAACGCTACACCCCTGGTAGAAGTCAAAGCCCGCCGGGTAGGTGGCGCCACCTACCAAGTACCGATGGAAGTGCGTTCCGATCGCGGTACCACCCTCGCCCTTCGCTGGCTGATCAGATTTGCCCGCGCCCGCACCGGCCGTTCGATGGCCGCCAAGCTAGCCAACGAACTGATGGATGCAGCTAACGAAACAGGCAGTGCTATTCGCAAGCGCGAAGAAACACACCGCATGGCCGAAGCTAACAAGGCTTTTGCTCACTACCGGTACTAA
- the fusA gene encoding elongation factor G yields the protein MARTVPLEKTRNIGIAAHIDAGKTTTTERILFYSGMVHKMGEVHEGTAVTDWMEQERERGITITAAAITTSWKDYKINIIDTPGHVDFTIEVERSMRVLDGVIAVFCSVGGVQPQSETVWRQADRYKVPRIVFVNKMDRMGANFYKVYGQIRDRMRANAVPIQIPIGSEENFRGIVDLVQMKAYIYNNDTGTDIEEVEIPDEVKDLAVEYRTKLIESVAETNDALTEKYLEGEELTEDEIRLALRHGTVEGTIVPMLCGSAFKNKGVQLLLDAVIDYLPSPLEVPPIQGLLPNGDTAERFADDGAPLSALAFKIMADPYGRLTFVRVYSGILKKGTYVLNSTKDKKERVSRLIVLKADDRIEVEELRAGDLGAALGLKDTFTGDTLCEEGAPVILESLFIPEPVISVAVEPKTKQDMEKLSKALQSLSEEDPTFRVNVDPETNQTVIAGMGELHLEILVDRMLREFKVEANVGQPQVAYRETIRKAVRAEGKFIRQSGGKGQYGHVVIELEPTEVGSGFEFVSKIVGGTVPKEYIGPAEQGMKEACESGIVAGYPVIDLKATMVDGSFHDVDSSEMAFKIAGSMAIKEAVMKASPVLLEPMMKVEVEVPEDYIGNVIGDLNSRRGQIEGQETDQGIAKVSVKVPLAEMFGYATDIRSKTQGRGIFTMEFSHYEEVPRNVAEAIIAKNKGN from the coding sequence GTGGCACGTACCGTCCCGCTAGAAAAAACTCGCAACATCGGCATCGCAGCCCACATAGACGCGGGCAAAACAACAACAACTGAAAGAATTCTGTTCTATTCAGGCATGGTTCACAAAATGGGTGAAGTGCACGAGGGAACAGCAGTCACTGACTGGATGGAGCAAGAGCGGGAGCGGGGAATTACGATTACTGCCGCTGCTATCACCACCAGTTGGAAAGATTACAAAATCAACATCATCGACACTCCCGGACACGTAGACTTCACGATCGAAGTCGAACGCTCGATGCGAGTGCTCGACGGAGTGATCGCAGTGTTCTGCTCGGTAGGGGGAGTGCAGCCGCAATCCGAAACAGTTTGGCGACAGGCCGACCGGTACAAAGTACCGAGGATCGTGTTCGTCAACAAAATGGATCGGATGGGCGCAAACTTCTACAAAGTCTACGGCCAAATTCGCGATCGGATGAGAGCGAACGCCGTACCCATCCAAATCCCGATCGGCAGTGAAGAAAACTTCCGGGGAATTGTAGACTTAGTGCAAATGAAAGCCTATATCTACAACAACGACACGGGAACCGACATCGAGGAAGTAGAAATCCCCGATGAAGTAAAGGATCTAGCCGTAGAATACCGCACCAAGCTGATAGAGTCGGTAGCAGAAACCAACGACGCCCTCACGGAGAAATACCTCGAAGGCGAAGAGTTAACGGAAGACGAAATCCGCTTGGCACTGCGTCACGGCACTGTCGAAGGTACGATCGTCCCCATGTTGTGCGGTTCGGCATTCAAAAACAAAGGCGTTCAGTTGTTGTTGGATGCAGTTATCGACTACCTGCCGTCGCCATTGGAAGTTCCCCCAATTCAAGGACTCCTGCCCAACGGCGACACCGCAGAACGATTTGCAGACGACGGCGCGCCCCTGTCAGCCCTGGCATTTAAAATCATGGCTGACCCCTACGGCCGGCTGACCTTTGTTCGCGTCTACTCCGGTATCCTCAAAAAAGGCACCTACGTCCTCAACTCCACCAAGGACAAAAAAGAGCGGGTTTCTCGCTTAATTGTCCTCAAAGCCGACGATCGGATAGAAGTTGAGGAACTGCGGGCCGGAGACTTGGGAGCAGCCTTGGGTTTGAAAGACACCTTCACCGGCGACACCCTCTGCGAAGAAGGAGCGCCCGTGATTCTGGAATCTCTGTTTATTCCAGAGCCAGTCATCTCGGTGGCTGTCGAACCCAAAACCAAACAAGACATGGAGAAGCTTTCCAAAGCCCTCCAGTCGCTCTCGGAAGAAGACCCCACCTTCCGAGTCAACGTTGACCCAGAAACCAACCAGACAGTCATCGCCGGCATGGGCGAACTGCACCTGGAAATCCTGGTAGACAGGATGCTGCGGGAATTCAAAGTAGAAGCCAACGTGGGTCAGCCGCAAGTAGCCTACCGCGAAACCATTCGCAAAGCCGTCCGCGCCGAAGGTAAATTTATCCGCCAAAGCGGCGGTAAAGGTCAGTACGGTCACGTCGTGATCGAACTAGAACCTACCGAAGTCGGAAGTGGCTTTGAATTTGTCTCCAAAATTGTCGGCGGCACTGTACCGAAAGAGTACATCGGCCCGGCAGAACAAGGGATGAAAGAAGCCTGCGAATCGGGTATTGTAGCAGGATATCCCGTGATCGACCTCAAAGCTACTATGGTAGACGGGTCTTTCCACGACGTAGACTCTTCGGAAATGGCATTTAAGATCGCCGGCTCAATGGCGATCAAAGAAGCCGTGATGAAGGCGTCGCCAGTGCTGCTAGAGCCTATGATGAAAGTAGAGGTTGAAGTTCCCGAAGATTACATCGGGAACGTCATCGGAGACCTCAACTCGCGTCGGGGTCAGATCGAAGGCCAAGAGACGGATCAGGGAATTGCCAAAGTTTCTGTAAAAGTTCCACTAGCAGAAATGTTTGGCTACGCCACTGACATCCGCTCGAAAACCCAAGGTCGGGGCATCTTCACAATGGAATTCAGCCATTACGAAGAAGTGCCGCGAAATGTGGCTGAAGCCATCATCGCTAAGAACAAAGGTAACTAA
- the tuf gene encoding elongation factor Tu, with the protein MARAKFERNKPHVNIGTIGHVDHGKTTLTAAITMTLSALGQAKAKNYADIDAAPEEKARGITINTAHVEYETTGRHYAHVDCPGHADYVKNMITGAAQMDGGILVVSAADGPMPQTREHILLAKQVGVPSLVVFLNKEDMVDDAELLELVELEVRELLSSYDFPGDDIPIVTGSGLKALEAMLANPKTVKGENEWVDKIYKLMEEVDAYIPTPEREVDKPFLMAVEDVFSITGRGTVATGRIERGTIKVGETVELVGLKDTRSTTVTGVEMFTKSLEEGLAGDNVGLLLRGILKADIERGMVIAKPKSILPHTQFESEVYILKKEEGGRHTPFFSGYRPQFYVRTTDVTGTIAQFTADDGSEAEMVMPGDRIKMTVELIHPIAIEQGMRFAIREGGRTVGAGVVSKILK; encoded by the coding sequence ATGGCACGCGCAAAATTTGAACGGAATAAACCCCACGTAAACATCGGCACGATCGGTCACGTTGACCACGGCAAAACAACTTTGACCGCCGCGATTACGATGACTCTCTCTGCACTAGGTCAAGCAAAGGCTAAGAACTACGCCGACATCGACGCCGCGCCAGAAGAAAAAGCACGGGGTATTACGATTAATACTGCTCACGTCGAATACGAAACCACAGGTCGGCACTATGCCCACGTAGATTGCCCCGGACACGCTGACTATGTGAAAAACATGATCACCGGTGCAGCTCAAATGGACGGCGGCATCTTAGTGGTATCAGCAGCAGACGGCCCCATGCCTCAAACTCGCGAACACATCCTGCTGGCAAAGCAAGTTGGCGTTCCCAGCTTGGTTGTGTTCTTGAACAAAGAAGACATGGTGGATGATGCTGAACTGTTGGAATTGGTAGAACTGGAAGTTCGCGAACTTTTGAGCTCTTACGATTTTCCGGGCGATGACATCCCCATCGTCACAGGTTCGGGATTGAAAGCTCTCGAAGCGATGCTTGCTAATCCCAAGACTGTAAAGGGCGAAAATGAGTGGGTTGACAAAATTTACAAGCTGATGGAAGAAGTAGATGCTTACATCCCCACCCCAGAGCGCGAAGTTGACAAGCCTTTCTTGATGGCAGTTGAAGACGTATTCTCGATTACTGGTCGGGGTACTGTCGCCACAGGCCGGATTGAGCGCGGAACCATCAAAGTCGGCGAAACAGTCGAATTGGTGGGTCTTAAGGACACTCGCAGCACTACGGTGACTGGTGTGGAAATGTTCACCAAGTCTCTGGAGGAAGGTTTGGCCGGCGATAACGTGGGCCTACTGCTGCGGGGGATTTTAAAGGCGGATATTGAACGCGGAATGGTGATTGCTAAGCCGAAAAGCATCCTGCCTCACACTCAGTTTGAATCTGAAGTGTACATCCTCAAGAAGGAAGAAGGCGGCCGGCACACGCCCTTTTTCTCTGGATATCGCCCTCAATTCTACGTCCGTACCACTGACGTGACCGGCACGATCGCACAGTTCACCGCTGATGACGGTAGTGAAGCAGAAATGGTGATGCCTGGTGACCGGATCAAAATGACTGTTGAGCTGATTCACCCGATCGCGATCGAACAAGGAATGCGCTTCGCTATCCGCGAAGGCGGACGCACCGTCGGCGCCGGCGTTGTTTCCAAAATCCTCAAGTAG
- a CDS encoding PspA/IM30 family protein — translation MLDNHDQPKPYDAVRGGQLPPPVGGVVLGGLAGVKHRLSSSVSEHRIAALRETLNYGDAGLKIVIKICQSETGPVQRAACDLLRQRLNSIAREKLQAFVASSSDSEAKVDSSEKILKHSSGAVSEKNYDRQMSEAQLIFETVTQQMQPNLLLLEALVASVEREEFTSELMNLWELLILEIQEPLKELRQAVGTAISAQLRIQWLYNQAESQANQWQQRALLALQTQDENSVRLAVVGKQVQFDQVAELKIDLDYQTVRVENLNRNLLALESKIAQATSKKEILKMQLHFAKVQQQIDFTFSQVNSIFFSP, via the coding sequence GTGTTAGACAATCACGACCAACCGAAACCATACGATGCAGTTAGAGGCGGTCAACTGCCACCTCCTGTGGGCGGTGTAGTGCTCGGCGGATTAGCAGGAGTTAAACATCGGCTGTCTAGTTCTGTCAGCGAACATCGAATCGCCGCCCTGAGAGAGACATTGAATTACGGCGATGCCGGCTTAAAAATAGTCATCAAGATTTGTCAAAGCGAAACAGGGCCAGTGCAGCGGGCGGCCTGCGATTTGCTTCGACAAAGGCTGAATTCGATCGCCCGCGAAAAATTACAGGCCTTTGTAGCTTCAAGTTCAGATTCAGAAGCTAAGGTAGACAGCAGTGAAAAAATATTAAAGCACTCATCCGGTGCAGTCTCAGAAAAAAATTACGATCGGCAAATGTCCGAAGCACAGTTAATATTTGAGACAGTTACGCAGCAGATGCAACCAAATTTGTTGCTCTTAGAAGCACTGGTAGCCTCTGTAGAACGCGAAGAATTTACCAGCGAACTGATGAATCTTTGGGAACTATTAATCTTAGAAATTCAGGAACCTCTCAAAGAACTGCGTCAGGCTGTTGGCACTGCGATTTCCGCCCAACTGCGGATTCAGTGGCTGTACAATCAAGCTGAATCTCAAGCCAACCAGTGGCAGCAACGAGCTTTGCTAGCTCTTCAGACACAGGATGAAAATTCAGTCCGCCTCGCCGTGGTTGGCAAGCAGGTTCAATTCGATCAGGTGGCAGAACTAAAAATTGACTTAGACTACCAAACTGTGCGAGTAGAAAATCTCAACCGCAACTTGCTGGCTTTGGAAAGTAAGATTGCTCAAGCTACTTCCAAGAAAGAGATCCTCAAGATGCAGCTTCATTTTGCTAAGGTACAGCAGCAAATAGACTTCACTTTCAGCCAAGTCAACAGTATATTTTTTAGTCCTTAG
- a CDS encoding pentapeptide repeat-containing protein gives MNADELLKRYAAGERNFHETNLKDASLREAFLIHINLACANLKEINFALANLGGANLIGTNLKNACLVMTKLNGANLSQADLTFARLTGADLIEANLENANLSDTKMIGVNLSGASLYAANLMEANLIDACLDHTNLEKANLSEAKLRGASLRTANLKGAFLCESNLEAADLRGADLRGANLSGAFLCGANLEGAKRDEETIFSGTIHFCVRQV, from the coding sequence ATGAATGCTGATGAACTTCTCAAGCGATACGCAGCCGGAGAAAGAAATTTTCATGAAACCAACTTGAAAGACGCTTCTTTGCGAGAAGCTTTCCTAATTCATATTAATCTAGCCTGCGCGAATCTCAAAGAAATAAATTTTGCTTTGGCCAACCTGGGGGGGGCAAACTTAATAGGTACCAACCTCAAGAATGCTTGCCTGGTGATGACAAAGCTCAATGGGGCTAACCTGAGCCAAGCAGATCTCACTTTCGCCAGATTAACAGGAGCTGACCTGATTGAAGCAAACTTGGAAAACGCCAACTTGAGCGACACCAAAATGATAGGTGTTAATTTGAGCGGAGCTTCCTTGTACGCCGCCAACCTAATGGAAGCAAACCTCATAGATGCTTGCTTGGACCATACAAACCTCGAAAAAGCCAATCTAAGCGAGGCTAAACTGCGGGGAGCGAGTCTGAGAACAGCCAATTTGAAAGGCGCTTTTTTGTGTGAAAGTAACCTTGAGGCCGCAGACTTGAGAGGAGCTGACTTGAGGGGTGCTAATTTGAGCGGGGCATTTTTGTGCGGCGCTAATCTCGAAGGAGCTAAGCGAGATGAGGAAACAATTTTCAGTGGGACAATACATTTTTGCGTCAGACAAGTCTGA
- a CDS encoding 30S ribosomal protein S12: protein MPTIQQLIRSAREQTQKKTKSPALKSCPQRRGVCTRVYTTTPKKPNSALRKVARVRLTSGFEVTAYIPGIGHNLQEHSVVMIRGGRVKDLPGVRYHIIRGTLDTAGVKDRKQGRSKYGAKRPKEKK from the coding sequence ATGCCCACTATTCAGCAACTCATCCGTTCAGCACGGGAACAAACGCAGAAAAAAACCAAATCGCCAGCTCTCAAGAGTTGCCCCCAGCGCCGCGGAGTTTGCACCAGAGTGTACACGACCACCCCGAAAAAACCCAACTCGGCGCTGCGGAAGGTGGCTCGGGTACGGCTGACCTCTGGTTTTGAAGTCACCGCCTACATCCCAGGGATCGGTCACAACTTGCAAGAACACTCTGTAGTAATGATCCGGGGCGGTCGGGTAAAAGATTTGCCCGGAGTTAGATACCACATCATTCGGGGTACATTAGACACCGCTGGGGTGAAAGACCGCAAGCAGGGTCGTTCCAAATACGGGGCCAAGCGTCCTAAAGAGAAAAAATAA
- a CDS encoding ATP-dependent protease — translation MASSSSVAVRELPLFPLPEVVLFPGRPLPLQIFEFRYRIMMNTILEGDRRFGVLMWDPNQNKVSAVGCCAEVIHCQRLPDDRMKIMTLGQQRFRVLDAVREKPYLVGLVEWIEDEPPQKDLRPLGKDVEQLLRDVVRLSSKLMDQPIDLPEDIPSLPTELSYWVASYLYGAATEQQTLLELQDTAARLERETEILTSTRNHLAARTVLKDTLK, via the coding sequence ATGGCATCCTCTTCCTCTGTAGCAGTTCGCGAACTCCCCTTATTTCCGTTGCCGGAAGTGGTTCTATTTCCAGGTAGGCCACTCCCACTGCAAATCTTCGAGTTTCGCTATCGAATCATGATGAATACGATTCTGGAGGGCGATCGGCGTTTCGGTGTACTCATGTGGGACCCCAACCAAAACAAAGTCTCTGCCGTTGGCTGTTGCGCCGAAGTGATTCACTGCCAACGCCTGCCCGACGATCGCATGAAAATTATGACTCTCGGGCAGCAGCGGTTCCGAGTGCTCGACGCCGTTCGGGAAAAACCGTATTTAGTCGGTCTAGTAGAATGGATTGAAGACGAACCGCCCCAAAAAGACCTCAGACCTTTGGGAAAAGATGTCGAACAACTGCTGAGAGATGTAGTTCGCCTCTCCAGTAAATTGATGGATCAGCCGATCGACCTGCCGGAAGACATTCCTAGTTTGCCCACCGAATTGTCCTACTGGGTAGCCAGCTACCTTTACGGTGCAGCGACAGAACAGCAAACTCTTTTAGAATTGCAAGATACTGCTGCGAGATTGGAACGCGAAACCGAAATTTTGACTTCTACTCGCAATCACTTGGCAGCGAGGACTGTACTTAAAGATACCCTCAAGTAG